One Chanodichthys erythropterus isolate Z2021 chromosome 10, ASM2448905v1, whole genome shotgun sequence DNA segment encodes these proteins:
- the ppp2r2ab gene encoding serine/threonine-protein phosphatase 2A 55 kDa regulatory subunit B alpha isoform, translated as MAGAGGGGNDVQWCFSQVKGAIEDDVAEADIISTVEFNHSGELLATGDKGGRVVIFQQETENKSQPQCRSEYNVYSTFQSHEPEFDYLKSLEIEEKINKIRWLPQKNAAQFLLSTNDKTIKLWKISERDKRPEGYNLKEEDGRYRDASTITTLRVPVFRPMDLMVEASPRRVFANAHTYHINSISVNSDNETYLSADDLRINLWHLEITDRSFNIVDIKPANMEELTEVITAAEFHPHQCNTFVYSSSKGTIRLCDMRASALCDKHSKLFEEPEDPSNRSFFSEIISSISDVKFSHNGRYMMTRDYLSVKIWDLNMENRPVETYQVHEYLRSKLCSLYENDCIFDKFECCWNGNDSVVMTGSYNNFFRMLDRTQRRDVTLEASRESCKPRQVLKPRRVCAGGKRKKDEISVDSLDFNKKILHTAWHPQENIIAVATTNNLYIFQEKVN; from the exons ATGGCAG GAGCCGGAGGCGGGGGAAACGATGTGCAGTGGTGCTTTTCACAAGTGAAAGGGGCGATCGAAGATGACGTAGCTGAAG CCGACATCATCTCTACTGTGGAGTTCAACCACTCAGGGGAGCTGCTAGCCACAGGGGACAAAGGCGGTCGAGTTGTCATCTTCCAGCAAGAGACCGAG aACAAGAGTCAGCCACAGTGCCGTAGTGAATACAATGTTTACAGCACATTTCAGAGCCACGAGCCTGAGTTTGACTACCTAAAGAGCTTGGAAATCGAGGAAAAGATTAATAAGATCCGCTGGCTACCACAAAAGAATGCTGCACAATTTTTGTTGTCCACAAATG ATAAAACTATAAAGTTGTGGAAGATCAGTGAACGTGACAAGAGACCAGAGGGATACAATCTTAAAGAGGAGGATGGACGCTACAGAGATGCTTCTACCATCACAACTCTACGG GTTCCGGTATTCAGGCCTATGGATCTCATGGTGGAGGCCAGCCCACGAAGGGTCTTTGCCAACGCCCATACCTACCACATCAACTCCATCTCGGTCAACAGCGACAATGAGACCTATCTCTCAGCAGACGACCTGCGCATCAACCTGTGGCACTTAGAGATCACAGACCGCAGCTTTA ACATTGTGGATATAAAACCAGCCAACATGGAGGAGCTGACGGAGGTGATCACAGCCGCAGAGTTCCACCCTCACCAATGTAACACGTTTGTCTACAGCAGCAGCAAAGGCACCATCCGCCTCTGTGACATGCGTGCATCAGCACTTTGTGACAAGCACTCTAAAT TGTTTGAGGAGCCTGAAGACCCCAGCAACCGCTCTTTCTTCTCTGAAATCATCTCCTCCATCTCAGACGTGAAATTCAGTCACAACGGCCGCTACATGATGACCCGAGACTACCTGTCTGTCAAAATCTGGGACCTAAACATGGAGAATCGACCTGTTGAGACATACCAG GTTCACGAGTATCTCAGGAGTAAGTTGTGCTCTCTCTATGAGAACGACTGCATCTTTGACAAATTCGAATGCTGCTGGAACGGAAATGACAG CGTGGTGATGACTGGATCCTACAATAACTTCTTCCGAATGTTGGACCGCACCCAGCGGCGGGACGTCACCCTGGAGGCTTCGCGCGAGAGCTGCAAGCCCCGGCAGGTCCTGAAGCCGCGCAGGGTTTGCGCAGGAGGCAAACGGAAGAAGGATGAGATCAGCGTGGACAGCCTGGACTTCAACAAGAAGATCCTACACACCGCCTGGCACCCGCAGGAAAATATCATCGCCGTGGCAACCACCAACAACCTCTACATCTTCCAGgaaaaagtgaactaa